In Nonlabens agnitus, the DNA window TATCCATAACTTTGCGATAGACTATGAAAGCTACTCAACAAATCACCACGCTTACCTTTTACAAGTATGCCAACTGGAAAGATCAGTTATGGGCTTTTGGGATGATGCAGTTTGCACATGGCAAGCTCAAGAAAACGAAAGGACTGCATTTTTATAAGTTACTGGGAAGTGGTCGTGAACATTTTGATCCACGTCCCGATTTCTCCGTTTATGGAGTGCTGCAGGTTTGGGATGATGCTGCGCACGCCCAGGAATATTTTTCAAGTTCTAATTTGAGCAACCGTTATGAGCGACATAGCAGCCACCAACTGACATTTTATTTGAAAAATATTAAAGCTTACGGTCAATGGTCCAGCCAGAATCCGTTTGAGGTTTCTCAAAACCTGAATCCAGAAAACCCTTTCATTGCTGTGATTACCAGAGCAACTATAAAACTATCGATGCTTAGGAGGTTTTGGAAATATGTGCCTACATCACAAAAGGATCTTGTCGATAATTCCAATCTGCTTTTTAGTGCTGGAATAGGCGAGAGACCAGTTACCCAAATGGCTACATTTAGTTTGTGGAATGATGTAGAAGCCCTCAAGAAATTTGCCTATCGCGGTAAGAACCATAGACATGCCGTGCAACAAACCCAAGCACTGCAGTGGTATAAAGAAGAACTCTTTACCAGATTTCAGCCCTATAAAATTACTGGCGACTGGCCAGAATTTGAAAT includes these proteins:
- a CDS encoding DUF3291 domain-containing protein — translated: MKATQQITTLTFYKYANWKDQLWAFGMMQFAHGKLKKTKGLHFYKLLGSGREHFDPRPDFSVYGVLQVWDDAAHAQEYFSSSNLSNRYERHSSHQLTFYLKNIKAYGQWSSQNPFEVSQNLNPENPFIAVITRATIKLSMLRRFWKYVPTSQKDLVDNSNLLFSAGIGERPVTQMATFSLWNDVEALKKFAYRGKNHRHAVQQTQALQWYKEELFTRFQPYKITGDWPEFEIPEALK